A portion of the Carya illinoinensis cultivar Pawnee chromosome 11, C.illinoinensisPawnee_v1, whole genome shotgun sequence genome contains these proteins:
- the LOC122280798 gene encoding protein RSI-1-like: MPAAFNSAVTTEKCDTDVPSQCLDLIMAMRVVFLFGAFLFCFTMVSSDIKIEEELPHLNLPLVVKGANRRLMQEVDCGGLCKQRCSVHSRPNVCNRACGTCCVRCKCVPPGTSGNRELCGACYTDMTTHGNKTKCP; this comes from the exons ATGCCAGCTGCTTTCAATTCAGCGGTGACTACCGAGAAGTGTGACACTGACGTACCTTCTCAGTGCCTCGATCTCATAATGGCAATGCGTGTGGTTTTTCTCTTTGGCGCCTTCCTCTTCTGCTTCACAATG GTTTCTTCTGATATCAAGATAGAAGAAGAGCTACCTCATCTTAACCTGCCG CTTGTTGTAAAAGGTGCAAACAGAAGGCTCATGCAGGAAGTGg ATTGTGGAGGATTGTGCAAGCAGAGGTGCAGTGTTCATTCGAGGCCAAACGTGTGCAACAGGGCATGCGGGACTTGCTGCGTGAGGTGCAAATGCGTTCCACCAGGGACCTCAGGAAACAGAGAGTTGTGCGGGGCATGCTACACTGACATGACCACCCATGGCAACAAGACCAAATGTCCGTAG